The proteins below are encoded in one region of Oncorhynchus masou masou isolate Uvic2021 chromosome 15, UVic_Omas_1.1, whole genome shotgun sequence:
- the nudt1 gene encoding oxidized purine nucleoside triphosphate hydrolase yields MLSNKLLTLVLVVQPGRVLLGMKKRGFGAGKWNGFGGKVQPGETIEEAARRELQEECGLTVDALDKIGNIKFEFIGETELLDVHVFRADNYNGEPTESDEMRPQWFDSDKIPFSQMWVDDILWFPLMLQKKKFLGYFKFQGHELIIDHKLEEVEKL; encoded by the exons ATGTTGAGCAACAAgctgctgaccctggtgctggtGGTGCAGCCTGGACGGGTGCTGCTGGGCATGAAGAAGAGAGGGTTCGGAGCAGGGAAGTGGAATGGGTTTGGTGGCAAAGTCCAACCTGGGGAGACTATTGAAGAGGCTGCCAGGCG aGAACTGCAGGAGGAATGTGGCCTCACAGTGGATGCACTTGATAAGATTGGAAATATCAAATTTGAATTCATCGGAGAAACAGAGCTGCTTGATGTGCATGTTTTCCGAGCTGACAACTACAACGGGGAGCCAACAGAGTCGGATG AGATGCGGCCGCAGTGGTTCGACTCGGACAAGATACCCTTCAGTCAGATGTGGGTTGACGATATTCTGTGGTTTCCACTGATGCTTCAAAAGAAGAAGTTCTTGGGCTACTTCAAATTTCAGGGTCATGAACTGATCATCGATCACAAgttggaggaggtagagaagcTTTAA